Genomic window (Argopecten irradians isolate NY chromosome 13, Ai_NY, whole genome shotgun sequence):
GTAAACGGCCCAGCGAAAATTCTAGATTCTTGAAAAACGTATTTCGGACACATACTAAATTCTCAAAAACATATTGTAAGGTGCCATATGTATCATTTTCCTGTAAACGACTGTCAGTTCTGACATTATATAATTTGATCATtcaatatcaaaccaaacaataaTGGATTCTTTTGCGGATACACTAGATTTACTTGTAGGTAAATAGTCATGATTTGCATACGACGTCCGCCGTTTCTAAAACAATcactgtgacgtcatgtgtaAAGGAGGCGCCATGTATTAAACAATCGTTATGACGTAATATTCTGTGACCCGAGGTCAACAGGCGGCCAGTCCATGAGACGTTGACAGAGGtgaatgtggggaccgcaatgaaccctgggagagattggttAGGTGTCATTTAATCCCACATAGACTCCACTTTGACTTGATTATTTTTCATCCCGACCATgcatatttgaattatttctttTGTGGGaaagtatccattgtgacgtcattattttgttaaccACATTCACGTCATTTTCCCTGAAAAGAATGACAGCAGGttcgtaaacacatgacgtcacaatcaatgtCTTCACAAGGGCAGATCACAAGGGCAGATCAATCTGTAACGTACAAATGCAGAATAGCAGAAAAGACTAGTGAATGCAAATACATGTTCTTAAACATAGCTGTAACGGCATCCACTGTGATTTTCAATAGTACAATATCCAGAAATCACAGACCTCACCTGTCGCTGTCCATTATATTACCTTTGGAAATCAAATATTTACCTGTAGCTGTCCAATAAGTTCgaacttttatatatatatacatgttcataTATTTTAGTAAGTAATTCTATTTACCTTTTGTCAAGGCGGTAATTAGACGGGCTGATTTCGTCACTAACGGCGTCACGCCATCTGTACAGTACCAAGCCTTCACTTCCTCCAAGGACGATAACCGCTGGGGCACAGAATCATGGAAATCACCTAACTTGATGTAGTATTTACCTGGAGCATATAAATAAACTTAAGGTTTATATCATACCATATCAtatcatttacctgtacagattaCAAAATACATCTCCTCTCTCAATACAATGTTACTCGGAAATCTATGTCGATAACAGGTACTAACGTAATTAGCTGTTAGGACTATGATCAATCAACCAGTTTATTGAAGTTATATGTAGATATTACGatacaaatcaaaatatatttacatcgaGCTTTTAATTACGTTTGTGTACTAATTTCTACAAGATTGAAACAGAAACATGAACATGACTCACTAGTAGTAATTTTGGCGTTTTAATTACGAACACAGGGTTAGCTATGGCGGAAGCTACCAGTGTCCAAgaacatattaaaaacaaaagtcaCTTCATGGATACTATCATCAAGAACACGCTCTACTCAAACTCTCTGACATAATGTTTTCTAACTCTTCGGCAAATTCTGGCAAAACGAAACTACAAATAATATCGTTATAATCACAGAgtatacctgtacatgtacctgtcATTGTGAATTATGTCAAAAAAGACGTGGACATTAACGGACACCATGATGTTAATCTTTTAACGTTGATTTCGCTATAATTGTTCATGGAAAGTTCACATTTATAGTAATGCGACTCTCGACAGTGTATTTACCCATGGCAAGTCTACTTAACCATATACCgtatatagccggttattttcacaGATCAAAATTTTCGAGTGTTGATCAAAAAGCAAGAAAATCATATGTTAGCGATTTTAAATTTTCGCGATATGGATTTAATGGTAGACATCATTCAacaattttttcaatatttcgcggatcaaattttcgcgatccTACCAAAAATATCATCTCCGCCAAAAAAAACCGAGTTATACGGTAGCTTTAACAATAACAGTTTAGTATATTCCGAAACAGTTATTAGATTATGGCAAATATTAGCAAAATTATTGATGGCTCGCGAAAAAAGCGAATGATAACAACAAACTACTCACCATCTGGGTACTTGATAGGCGGAAGCACATATATACCAATGACCCTGTTAGGAGAGCGAGGATAGTCTTCAGGCCAGTCTGGTGCTCCGTCTCCATAATACAGTATGGACGGCATATTTCTACGGGTAGAAAGATAGTATAGAAACATCAGGTGATCTACTGACATTCTCGCCATTGTATGAACATTTGTATGGTTACACGCGAATTTTCGTAAATAAAATCTTCTTGTGATAGAAGACGCTACCATACAGGTTTCCACAAAGTATTGCTTGAATGCGTTGAACAGTTATAAGCTGTACTGTCTAATTATTGTGATTATCTCCAATAGGAATATTACCCATCTTATAGGACCTAGAACTGTCATgatttttacattaatatatgCAATTAACTTGTTATTTGCAGATTTTACAACAATATTTTAGAACTGTATAGGACATAAAATGGACGTAGAAAAAGTGGGCTTTAATGAATCGTTTCGTAGCAAGAAGACTAACCCTAAACGTTTGACGTCCTCTGAGCTAACTTCCACCTTTGCAACAGCAAGAGGACAAAACGTCACATCCGGTTCCCGTCCCGGAGGCAGCAGTTTTCTGAACGTTGTGAAGGAGCCTGTTGCTATGAGAACTCGACGTGCCTCAACCTTCTGCCCACTCTCTGTTAACACTGACATCAAGCGAACACCACTATCGTGGTTTCGTGATATTTCACACACAACgtcattgatgacgtcacaccCGTTGTCCCTAGCGACCCGTTTCTGAGCATCAATCATACCTCTTGGACTTATATATCCTGcattttttgtttcaaatatggCTTCGTCCGTGTCTCTTAGATTCAGGTACGGGAAACGCTTCCTGAGCAGTTCTGGAGTAAGATAGTCGTGTTGGATGTTCTGTGAGGTTACTGTCTCCTGGGTGTTAGTCATAAACTGTCCCCCGGGTGGGCCGGACATCAGACATCCCGTCTCTGAGTAGAAAGTAACGCCTTGGTGGTAACAAATATGAAACAGAAGAATATCGAAATCATAACAAACTCATATTGCAACTATTATTCTGCTCTGTTATTAGCTTTAAACAAAACCACGTTTATGCAAAACGACATCtatatcatgtttaaatagtTTTTGTTACAATTCATAAACAAAGCTAACGAGAATTCGTGTTACAACGAATGTCATTTAATCATAAAATGACTGATCCCATAATGTATAGCCATGGATAAACATATGAACTCGAGTAATTTCAGTGGTGCTATTCACATACTTCACATTTGTTTTCTGATAGAAAATGATGTCGTAATACTTATACATACAGGTTTCAGTCCGGTTGAAGTCTCGTTCCGACATAAatcaaaaaagttttttaacttttcttatatttttctaataaaatctattaatatctgtaacaagttgctagttgcaaattttgtcaaaagttACATTTTCATTCttaatagatttttttgtaAGTGAATATTAACAAATCACCCATTTGGACCCTATTTTGAAAACGTGCCTTATTTCGCTTTGAGTAGGgccaaagttttaccatttgttgcttaaatttctttttcataaatcatcactgcgctaGTATTTTAGCTGTATCTAGCTCATTTTTGCTGTAATTCTTAACTAGTTgcgtggtaattaaaatgttaaacattAATGATGATAAGTTTTTTTGATTTGACGTGTTTTGTGACACAAGTAATAAAATCAGTCTACGACAAtcatatgtacaatgtagctGTTTGTAACATACCACTGTACCAAAACGCTCATTGTGCTAGCTTCTCGCTTAATGTGACCGATTTtgtaatatacattataaaaggACATCTGTTATGTATCATTTCCTTTAGACACATTCCGAAAGGTATGCATATGTTCActaattttatcaatatcaattacatatatatcaaaatgataatgttcTGATAATTTAAGCTACGTCTTTTTAAAGTCGAAAATTTCACCCAAATTCGCTTTATAATTAAACTAAAAATTTTGGTAAAACAAAATTCATTGCTAATTATAAACTTTACTATCAACAAATGCGCcacaacatcacataacacatatttggtatattttataatcattgtgtttattttgtacTTTGAATTATGTTTACTCGTTACCTGCCTTCGTTCATGATTTTTTCCACGCTTTATGCCCGACTCCTCCTAACATATCAACTATTAAC
Coding sequences:
- the LOC138306159 gene encoding monomeric sarcosine oxidase-like, with amino-acid sequence MPNDPDTDYTFKLNTNNTMYDLCVVGAGLIGSAAARHASLQPNIRVCLIGPEEPKERRLESPREIFGAHYDEGRVTRCSDPDPVWATLAQNSINRYRELEATSGVTFYSETGCLMSGPPGGQFMTNTQETVTSQNIQHDYLTPELLRKRFPYLNLRDTDEAIFETKNAGYISPRGMIDAQKRVARDNGCDVINDVVCEISRNHDSGVRLMSVLTESGQKVEARRVLIATGSFTTFRKLLPPGREPDVTFCPLAVAKVEVSSEDVKRLGNMPSILYYGDGAPDWPEDYPRSPNRVIGIYVLPPIKYPDGKYYIKLGDFHDSVPQRLSSLEEVKAWYCTDGVTPLVTKSARLITALTKGIKPLSYHGDHCVITKTPTNRPYIDLVHPSLGVAIGGNGYAAKSSDEIGRIAAMLVLYGKWDSELPVEAFKLKLKDKPNSKL